The following proteins are encoded in a genomic region of Pan troglodytes isolate AG18354 chromosome 2, NHGRI_mPanTro3-v2.0_pri, whole genome shotgun sequence:
- the CHRD gene encoding chordin isoform X1, whose amino-acid sequence MPSLPAPPAPLLLLGLLLLGSRPARGAGPEPPVLPIRSEKEPLPVRGAAGCSFGGKVYALDETWHPDLGEPFGVMRCVLCACEAPQWGRRTRDPGRVSCKNIKPECPTPACGQPRQLPGHCCQTCPQERSSSERQPSGLSFEYPRDPEHRSYSDRGEPGAEERARGDGHTDFVALLTGPRSQAVARARVSLLRSSLRFSISYRRLDRPTRVRFSDSNGSVLFEHPAAPTQDGLVCGVWRAVPRLSLRLLRAEQLHVALVTLTHPSGEVWGPLIRHRALAAETFSAILTLEGPPQQGVGGITLLTLSDTEDSLHFLLLFRGLLEPRSGGKWDGGKTCEKVRESTCLRKAHMCGLAGLTQVPLRLQILHQGQLLRELQANVSAQEPGFAEVLPNLTVQEMDWLVLGELQMALELAGRPGLRISGHIAARKSCDVLQSVLCGADALIPVQTGAAGSASLTLLGNGSLIYQVQVVGTSSEVVAMTLETKPQRRDQRTVLCHMAGLQPGGHTAVGICPGLGARGAHMLLQNELFLNVGTKDFPDGELRGHVAALPYCGHSARHDTLPVPLAGALVLPPVKSQAAGHAWLSLDTHCHLHYEVLLAGLGGSEQGTVTAHLLGPPGTPGPRRLLKGFYGSEAQGVVKDLEPELLRHLAKGMASLLITTKGSPRGELRGQVHIANQCEVGGLRLEAAGAEGVRALGAPDTAAAAPPVVRGLPALAPAKPGGPGRPRDPNTCFFEGQQRPHGARWAPNYDPLCSLCTCQRRTVICDPVVCPPPSCPHPVQAPDQCCPVCPEKQDVRDLPGLPRSRDPGEGCYFDGDRSWRAAGTRWHPVVPPFGLIKCAVCTCKGGTGEVHCEKVQCPRLACAQPVRVNPTDCCKQCPVGSGAHPQLGDPMQADGPRGCRFAGQWFPESQSWHPSVPPFGEMSCITCRCGAGVPHCERDDCSLPLSCGSGKESRCCSRCTAHRRPAPETRTDPELEKEAEGS is encoded by the exons ATGCCGAGCCTCCCGGCCCCGCCGGCCCCGCTGCTGCTCCTCGGGCTGCTGCTGCTCGGCTCCCGGCCGGCCCGCGGCGCCGGCCCCGAGCCCCCCGTGCTGCCCATCCGTTCTGAGAAGGAGCCGCTGCCCGTTCGGGGAGCGGCAG GCTGCTCCTTCGGCGGGAAGGTCTATGCCTTGGACGAGACGTGGCACCCGGACCTAGGGGAGCCCTTCGGGGTGATGCGCTGCGTGCTGTGCGCCTGTGAGGCG CCTCAGTGGGGTCGCCGTACCAGGGACCCTGGCAGGGTCAGCTGCAAGAACATCAAACCAGAGTGCCCAACCCCAGCCTGTGGGCAGCCGCGCCAGCTGCCGGGACACTGCTGCCAGACCTGCCCCCAGG AGCGCAGCAGTTCGGAGCGGCAGCCGAGCGGCCTGTCCTTCGAGTATCCGCGGGACCCGGAGCATCGCAGTTATAGCGACCGCGGGGAGCCAGGCGCTGAGGAGCGGGCCCGTGGTGACGGCCACACGG ACTTCGTGGCGCTGCTGACAGGGCCGAGGTCGCAGGCGGTGGCACGAGCCCGAGTCTCGCTGCTGCGCTCTAGCCTCCGCTTCTCTATCTCCTACAGGCG GCTGGACCGCCCTACCAGGGTCCGCTTCTCAGACTCCAATGGCAGTGTCCTGTTTGAGCACCCTGCAGCCCCCACCCAAGATGGCCTG GTCTGTGGGGTGTGGCGGGCAGTGCCTCGGTTGTCTCTGCGGCTCCTTAGGGCAGAACAGCTGCATGTGGCACTTGTGACACTCACTCACCCTTCAGGGGAGGTCTGGGGGCCTCTCATCCGGCACCGGGCCCTGGCTGCAG AGACCTTCAGTGCCATCCTGACTCTAGAAGGCCCCCCACAGCAGGGCGTAGGGGGCATCACCCTGCTCACTCTCAGTGACACAGAGGACTCCTTGCATTTTTTGCTGCTCTTCCGAGggctgctggaacccaggagtgggGGTAAGTGGGATGGGGGCAAAACATGTGAGAAGGTTAGGGAGAGCACCTGTCTCAGAAAGGCCCACATGTGCGGCCTTGCAGGACTAACCCAGGTTCCCTTGAGGCTCCAGATTCTACACCAGGGGCAGCTACTGCGAGAACTTCAGGCCAATGTCTCAGCCCAG gaACCAGGCTTTGCTGAGGTGCTGCCCAACCTGACAGTCCAGGAGATGGACTGGCTGGTGCTGGGGGAGCTGCAGATGGCCCTGGAGTTGGCAGGCAGGCCAGGGCTGCGCATCAGTGGACACATTGCTGCCAGGAAGAGCTGCGATG TCCTGCAAAGTGTCCTTTGTGGGGCTGATGCCCTGATCCCAGTCCAGACGGGTGCTGCCGGCTCAGCCAGCCTCACGCTGCTAGGAAATGGCTCCCTGATCTATCAG GTGCAAGTGGTAGGGACAAGCAGTGAGGTGGTGGCCATGACACTGGAGACCAAGCCTCAGCGGAGGGATCAGCGCACTGTCCTGTGCCACATGGCTGGACTCCAGCCAGGAGGACACACG gccGTGGGTATCTGCCCTGGGCTGGGTGCCCGAGGGGCTCATATGCTGCTGCAGAATGAGCTCTTCCTGAACGTGGGCACCAAGGACTTCCCAGACGGAGAGCTTCGGGGGCACGTGGCTGCCCTGCCCTACTGTGGGCATAGTGCCCGCCATGACA CGCTGCCCGTGCCCCTAGCAGGAGCCCTGGTGCTACCCCCTGTGAAGAGCCAAGCAGCAGGGCACGCCTGGCTTTCCTTGGATACCCACTGTCACCTGCACTATGAAGTGCtgctggctgggcttggtggctcagaaCAAGGCACTGTCACTGCCCACCTCCTTGGGCCTCCTGGAACGCCAGGGCCTCGGCGGCTGCTGAAGGGATTCTATGGCTCAGAG gcccagggtgtggtgaAGGACCTGGAGCCGGAGCTGCTGCGGCACCTGGCAAAAGGCATGGCCTCCCTGCTGATCACCACCAAGGGTAGCCCCAGAGGGGAGCTCCGAGGGCAG GTGCACATAGCCAACCAATGTGAGGTTGGCGGACTGCGCCTGGAGGCGGCCGGGGCCGAGGGGGTGCGGGCGCTGGGGGCTCCGGATACAGCCGCTGCTGCACCGCCTGTGGTGCGTGGTCTCCCGGCCCTAGCGCCCGCCAAACCTGGTGGTCCTGGGCGGCCCCGAGACCCCAACACATGCTTCTTCGAGGGGCAGCAGCGCCCCCACGGGGCTCGCTGGGCGCCCAACTACGACCCGCTCTGCTCACTCTGCACCTGCCAG AGACGAACGGTGATCTGTGACCCGGTGGTGTGCCCACCGCCCAGCTGCCCACACCCGGTGCAGGCTCCCGACCAGTGCTGCCCTGTTTGCCCTG AGAAACAAGATGTCAGAGACTTGCCAGGGCTGCCAAGGAGCCGGGACCCAGGAGAGG GCTGCTATTTTGATGGTGACCGGAGCTGGCGGGCAGCGGGTACGCGGTGGCACCCCGTTGTGCCCCCCTTTGGCTTAATTAAGTGTGCTGTCTGCACCTGCAAG GGGGGCACTGGAGAGGTGCACTGTGAGAAGGTGCAGTGTCCCCGGCTGGCCTGTGCCCAGCCTGTGCGTGTCAACCCCACCGACTGCTGCAAACAGTGTCCAG TGGGGTCGGGGGCCCACCCCCAGCTGGGGGACCCCATGCAGGCTGATGGGCCCCGGGGCTGCCGTTTTGCTGGGCAGTGGTTCCCAGAGAGTCAGAGCTGGCACCCCTCAGTGCCCCCTTTTGGAGAGATGAGCTGTATCACCTGCCGATGTGGG GCAGGGGTGCCTCACTGTGAGCGGGATGACTGTTCACTGCCACTGTCCTGCGGCTCGGGGAAGGAGAGTCGATGCTGTTCCCGCTGCACGGCCCACCGGCGGC CAGCCCCAGAGACCAGAACTGATCCAGAGCTGGAGAAAGAAGCCGAAGGCTCTTAG
- the CHRD gene encoding chordin isoform X2, giving the protein MPSLPAPPAPLLLLGLLLLGSRPARGAGPEPPVLPIRSEKEPLPVRGAAGCSFGGKVYALDETWHPDLGEPFGVMRCVLCACEAPQWGRRTRDPGRVSCKNIKPECPTPACGQPRQLPGHCCQTCPQERSSSERQPSGLSFEYPRDPEHRSYSDRGEPGAEERARGDGHTDFVALLTGPRSQAVARARVSLLRSSLRFSISYRRLDRPTRVRFSDSNGSVLFEHPAAPTQDGLVCGVWRAVPRLSLRLLRAEQLHVALVTLTHPSGEVWGPLIRHRALAAETFSAILTLEGPPQQGVGGITLLTLSDTEDSLHFLLLFRGLLEPRSGGKWDGGKTCEKVRESTCLRKAHMCGLAGLTQVPLRLQILHQGQLLRELQANVSAQEPGFAEVLPNLTVQEMDWLVLGELQMALELAGRPGLRISGHIAARKSCDVLQSVLCGADALIPVQTGAAGSASLTLLGNGSLIYQVQVVGTSSEVVAMTLETKPQRRDQRTVLCHMAGLQPGGHTAVGICPGLGARGAHMLLQNELFLNVGTKDFPDGELRGHVAALPYCGHSARHDTLPVPLAGALVLPPVKSQAAGHAWLSLDTHCHLHYEVLLAGLGGSEQGTVTAHLLGPPGTPGPRRLLKGFYGSEAQGVVKDLEPELLRHLAKGMASLLITTKGSPRGELRGQVHIANQCEVGGLRLEAAGAEGVRALGAPDTAAAAPPVVRGLPALAPAKPGGPGRPRDPNTCFFEGQQRPHGARWAPNYDPLCSLCTCQRRTVICDPVVCPPPSCPHPVQAPDQCCPVCPEKQDVRDLPGLPRSRDPGEGCYFDGDRSWRAAGTRWHPVVPPFGLIKCAVCTCKGGTGEVHCEKVQCPRLACAQPVRVNPTDCCKQCPVGSGAHPQLGDPMQADGPRGCRFAGQWFPESQSWHPSVPPFGEMSCITCRCGAGVPHCERDDCSLPLSCGSGKESRCCSRCTAHRRPPETRTDPELEKEAEGS; this is encoded by the exons ATGCCGAGCCTCCCGGCCCCGCCGGCCCCGCTGCTGCTCCTCGGGCTGCTGCTGCTCGGCTCCCGGCCGGCCCGCGGCGCCGGCCCCGAGCCCCCCGTGCTGCCCATCCGTTCTGAGAAGGAGCCGCTGCCCGTTCGGGGAGCGGCAG GCTGCTCCTTCGGCGGGAAGGTCTATGCCTTGGACGAGACGTGGCACCCGGACCTAGGGGAGCCCTTCGGGGTGATGCGCTGCGTGCTGTGCGCCTGTGAGGCG CCTCAGTGGGGTCGCCGTACCAGGGACCCTGGCAGGGTCAGCTGCAAGAACATCAAACCAGAGTGCCCAACCCCAGCCTGTGGGCAGCCGCGCCAGCTGCCGGGACACTGCTGCCAGACCTGCCCCCAGG AGCGCAGCAGTTCGGAGCGGCAGCCGAGCGGCCTGTCCTTCGAGTATCCGCGGGACCCGGAGCATCGCAGTTATAGCGACCGCGGGGAGCCAGGCGCTGAGGAGCGGGCCCGTGGTGACGGCCACACGG ACTTCGTGGCGCTGCTGACAGGGCCGAGGTCGCAGGCGGTGGCACGAGCCCGAGTCTCGCTGCTGCGCTCTAGCCTCCGCTTCTCTATCTCCTACAGGCG GCTGGACCGCCCTACCAGGGTCCGCTTCTCAGACTCCAATGGCAGTGTCCTGTTTGAGCACCCTGCAGCCCCCACCCAAGATGGCCTG GTCTGTGGGGTGTGGCGGGCAGTGCCTCGGTTGTCTCTGCGGCTCCTTAGGGCAGAACAGCTGCATGTGGCACTTGTGACACTCACTCACCCTTCAGGGGAGGTCTGGGGGCCTCTCATCCGGCACCGGGCCCTGGCTGCAG AGACCTTCAGTGCCATCCTGACTCTAGAAGGCCCCCCACAGCAGGGCGTAGGGGGCATCACCCTGCTCACTCTCAGTGACACAGAGGACTCCTTGCATTTTTTGCTGCTCTTCCGAGggctgctggaacccaggagtgggGGTAAGTGGGATGGGGGCAAAACATGTGAGAAGGTTAGGGAGAGCACCTGTCTCAGAAAGGCCCACATGTGCGGCCTTGCAGGACTAACCCAGGTTCCCTTGAGGCTCCAGATTCTACACCAGGGGCAGCTACTGCGAGAACTTCAGGCCAATGTCTCAGCCCAG gaACCAGGCTTTGCTGAGGTGCTGCCCAACCTGACAGTCCAGGAGATGGACTGGCTGGTGCTGGGGGAGCTGCAGATGGCCCTGGAGTTGGCAGGCAGGCCAGGGCTGCGCATCAGTGGACACATTGCTGCCAGGAAGAGCTGCGATG TCCTGCAAAGTGTCCTTTGTGGGGCTGATGCCCTGATCCCAGTCCAGACGGGTGCTGCCGGCTCAGCCAGCCTCACGCTGCTAGGAAATGGCTCCCTGATCTATCAG GTGCAAGTGGTAGGGACAAGCAGTGAGGTGGTGGCCATGACACTGGAGACCAAGCCTCAGCGGAGGGATCAGCGCACTGTCCTGTGCCACATGGCTGGACTCCAGCCAGGAGGACACACG gccGTGGGTATCTGCCCTGGGCTGGGTGCCCGAGGGGCTCATATGCTGCTGCAGAATGAGCTCTTCCTGAACGTGGGCACCAAGGACTTCCCAGACGGAGAGCTTCGGGGGCACGTGGCTGCCCTGCCCTACTGTGGGCATAGTGCCCGCCATGACA CGCTGCCCGTGCCCCTAGCAGGAGCCCTGGTGCTACCCCCTGTGAAGAGCCAAGCAGCAGGGCACGCCTGGCTTTCCTTGGATACCCACTGTCACCTGCACTATGAAGTGCtgctggctgggcttggtggctcagaaCAAGGCACTGTCACTGCCCACCTCCTTGGGCCTCCTGGAACGCCAGGGCCTCGGCGGCTGCTGAAGGGATTCTATGGCTCAGAG gcccagggtgtggtgaAGGACCTGGAGCCGGAGCTGCTGCGGCACCTGGCAAAAGGCATGGCCTCCCTGCTGATCACCACCAAGGGTAGCCCCAGAGGGGAGCTCCGAGGGCAG GTGCACATAGCCAACCAATGTGAGGTTGGCGGACTGCGCCTGGAGGCGGCCGGGGCCGAGGGGGTGCGGGCGCTGGGGGCTCCGGATACAGCCGCTGCTGCACCGCCTGTGGTGCGTGGTCTCCCGGCCCTAGCGCCCGCCAAACCTGGTGGTCCTGGGCGGCCCCGAGACCCCAACACATGCTTCTTCGAGGGGCAGCAGCGCCCCCACGGGGCTCGCTGGGCGCCCAACTACGACCCGCTCTGCTCACTCTGCACCTGCCAG AGACGAACGGTGATCTGTGACCCGGTGGTGTGCCCACCGCCCAGCTGCCCACACCCGGTGCAGGCTCCCGACCAGTGCTGCCCTGTTTGCCCTG AGAAACAAGATGTCAGAGACTTGCCAGGGCTGCCAAGGAGCCGGGACCCAGGAGAGG GCTGCTATTTTGATGGTGACCGGAGCTGGCGGGCAGCGGGTACGCGGTGGCACCCCGTTGTGCCCCCCTTTGGCTTAATTAAGTGTGCTGTCTGCACCTGCAAG GGGGGCACTGGAGAGGTGCACTGTGAGAAGGTGCAGTGTCCCCGGCTGGCCTGTGCCCAGCCTGTGCGTGTCAACCCCACCGACTGCTGCAAACAGTGTCCAG TGGGGTCGGGGGCCCACCCCCAGCTGGGGGACCCCATGCAGGCTGATGGGCCCCGGGGCTGCCGTTTTGCTGGGCAGTGGTTCCCAGAGAGTCAGAGCTGGCACCCCTCAGTGCCCCCTTTTGGAGAGATGAGCTGTATCACCTGCCGATGTGGG GCAGGGGTGCCTCACTGTGAGCGGGATGACTGTTCACTGCCACTGTCCTGCGGCTCGGGGAAGGAGAGTCGATGCTGTTCCCGCTGCACGGCCCACCGGCGGC CCCCAGAGACCAGAACTGATCCAGAGCTGGAGAAAGAAGCCGAAGGCTCTTAG